A genome region from Arthrobacter sp. SLBN-100 includes the following:
- a CDS encoding DUF1684 domain-containing protein: protein MNATHAGTALEAFEADWQEWHAAHERQRAHPHGFLAVTHLHWLGSEAARLEGAPGTWSVEADVVRVVLEPGESLQRDGQELSTAAGAVLEFGPIEERGGINLTSGDTVIEVAKRGGEYIVRPRNPEHGLLREYQGTPAYSPDAAYAVRGTFVPFEVPRSTTVGAAVEGIQHVYEAPGEIRFKLAGQELALTAFNGHAPGSLSVLFTDQTSGRTTYAANRSLSVVPAADGSAELDFNRAVNLPCAYTDLATCPLPPAENRLPVAIEAGEKIPYERQDQQ, encoded by the coding sequence ATGAACGCAACGCACGCTGGGACCGCCCTCGAAGCCTTCGAAGCCGACTGGCAGGAATGGCATGCAGCCCACGAACGCCAGCGCGCGCACCCGCACGGCTTCCTGGCGGTCACCCACCTGCACTGGCTGGGCAGCGAAGCCGCCCGGCTGGAAGGTGCCCCCGGCACCTGGAGTGTTGAGGCCGACGTCGTCCGCGTAGTCCTCGAACCGGGCGAAAGCCTGCAGCGGGACGGGCAGGAGCTGAGCACCGCCGCCGGGGCCGTGCTGGAATTCGGTCCCATCGAGGAGCGCGGCGGCATCAACCTAACCTCCGGCGACACCGTCATCGAGGTGGCCAAGCGCGGCGGCGAATACATTGTGCGGCCACGGAATCCGGAGCACGGGCTGCTGCGGGAATACCAGGGCACGCCAGCCTACTCACCGGATGCTGCATACGCCGTCCGTGGAACCTTTGTGCCGTTCGAGGTGCCCCGCTCCACCACGGTGGGTGCCGCCGTCGAAGGCATCCAGCATGTCTACGAGGCGCCGGGCGAGATCCGCTTCAAGCTGGCCGGCCAGGAGCTGGCGCTGACAGCATTCAACGGGCACGCCCCGGGCTCGCTCTCCGTCCTGTTCACGGACCAGACCTCCGGCAGGACCACGTACGCGGCCAACCGCTCGCTGTCCGTGGTGCCCGCTGCGGACGGGTCCGCGGAACTCGACTTCAACCGGGCCGTGAACCTGCCCTGCGCCTACACAGACCTCGCCACCTGCCCGCTGCCGCCGGCGGAAAACCGGCTGCCCGTGGCCATCGAGGCCGGCGAAAAGATTC
- a CDS encoding transporter substrate-binding domain-containing protein: MALPTRLSRRSGRAGTLAALPAVVLLGTAALAGCADPGATAAASGGAAQTTAARNGVVYNTSPDQQRIRAEKDAALAAKVPELIGKDGKLTIATTAGSIPLSFHATDDKTPIGSELDIAQLVADKLGLELDVQVTSWENWPLKTQSGDFEAVFSNVGVNKDRVKLFDFASYRTAFMGFEAKKSASYDIKGADDISGLKVSVGSGTNQEKILLAWNKELEGKGKAPATLQYYSSDADTILALSSGRTDLNIAPYPSTVYRENTRDDLKVVGKVNAGWPSETLVAATTLRGNGLAPVITEALNSAIEDGSYAQVLERWGLSEEALPESETITEESFAASQATATQTGKTS; this comes from the coding sequence ATGGCACTTCCCACCCGACTTTCCCGCCGCTCCGGCCGCGCGGGCACCCTGGCGGCGCTGCCCGCCGTCGTACTTCTTGGAACTGCTGCGCTGGCCGGGTGCGCTGATCCCGGCGCCACAGCCGCAGCTTCCGGCGGCGCTGCCCAGACGACGGCGGCGCGCAACGGCGTCGTCTACAACACCTCGCCGGACCAGCAGCGCATCCGCGCAGAGAAGGACGCGGCGCTCGCAGCCAAGGTCCCCGAACTGATTGGCAAGGACGGCAAGCTGACCATCGCCACCACCGCCGGCTCCATCCCGCTGTCCTTCCACGCCACCGACGATAAAACTCCCATTGGGTCGGAGCTGGATATCGCGCAGCTGGTGGCGGACAAGCTGGGCCTGGAGCTGGACGTGCAGGTGACGTCCTGGGAGAACTGGCCGCTGAAGACCCAGTCGGGCGACTTCGAAGCTGTGTTTTCCAACGTGGGCGTGAACAAGGACCGGGTGAAGCTGTTCGACTTTGCCAGCTACCGCACGGCCTTTATGGGCTTCGAAGCCAAGAAATCGGCCAGCTACGACATCAAGGGCGCAGACGACATCTCCGGGCTGAAGGTGTCCGTGGGCTCCGGAACCAACCAGGAAAAGATCCTGCTGGCCTGGAACAAGGAGCTCGAAGGCAAGGGCAAGGCCCCGGCCACCCTGCAGTACTACTCCTCCGATGCGGACACCATCCTGGCCCTGTCCTCCGGCCGCACCGACCTGAACATCGCGCCCTATCCGTCCACGGTGTACCGGGAAAACACCCGTGACGACCTGAAGGTGGTGGGCAAGGTCAACGCCGGCTGGCCGTCCGAAACCCTCGTGGCCGCCACTACCCTGCGGGGCAACGGCCTGGCGCCGGTGATCACCGAAGCCCTGAACTCCGCCATCGAGGATGGCTCCTACGCCCAGGTGCTGGAGCGCTGGGGCCTGTCCGAGGAGGCGCTGCCGGAGTCCGAGACCATCACCGAGGAAAGCTTCGCGGCTTCCCAGGCCACGGCCACCCAGACTGGAAAGACGTCATGA